The Arachis ipaensis cultivar K30076 chromosome B07, Araip1.1, whole genome shotgun sequence genome includes a window with the following:
- the LOC107607368 gene encoding uncharacterized protein LOC107607368 translates to MGPFPNSNGFLYILLAVDYVSKWVEAIPTRTVNANVVLSFVRNNIICHFGSPQAIVSDQERIVKPNRKDWSAKLTDALWAYRTAYKTPIGMSPFRLVYGKACHLPVEVEHRAYWTVKEYNPSLGGARIERKLQLVELECLRLEAYENSRHYKERMKAMHDKNIKRIQFRAGKLVLLFNSRLSLLPGKLRSRWEEPYRVEKAEPYGVYHLRHPSSPDIFKVNGHRLKFYHGENMKTNKEIEVFFLEDAPLGKEN, encoded by the exons atggggccattcccaaattctaatggttttctctaTATTCTACTtgccgttgattatgtgtccaaatgggtggaagcgatacccacccgGACGGTCAATGCTAATGTAGTCCTTTCTTTTGTGAGGAATAACATAATTTGTCACTTTGGGTCGCCACAGGCAATCGTGAGTGACCAAG AAAGGATTGTGAAGCCTAATAGAAAAGATTGGAGTGCTAAGCTTACCGACGCACTATGGGCATACCGAACGGCGTACAAGACACCtattggcatgagcccctttcggttggtatatggcaaagcttgccactTACCGGTGGAGGTAGAGCATAGAGCATATTGGACTGTCAAGGAGTACAATCCAAGTTTGGGTGGGGCCAGAATTGAGAGAAAGCTACAATTAGTGGAATTAGAGTGTTTGAGATTAGAAGCCTATGAGAACTCTAGACATTACAAGGAAAGGATGAAAGCCATGCatgacaagaacataaaaagaatacAGTTTAGAGCCGGCAAACTAGTCCTTCTCTTCAATTCAAGATTAAGTTTATTGCCCGGAAAGCTACGGTCAAGATGGGAAGAGCCTTATCGGGTAGAGAAGGCAGAACCGTACGGAGTCTATCACTTGCGCCATCCTTCGAGTCCGGATATCTTCAAAGTTAATGGGCACCGTCTTAAGTTTTATCATGGTGAGAACATGAAGACCAACAAGGAGATTGAGGTATTCTTTTTGGAAGATGCACCTCTTGGCAAAGAGAATTGA